One genomic region from Equus asinus isolate D_3611 breed Donkey chromosome 8, EquAss-T2T_v2, whole genome shotgun sequence encodes:
- the ECI2 gene encoding enoyl-CoA delta isomerase 2 isoform X1: protein MVTAMKACAEDIRETLPMPRLAAGSADLASSGANTVFPPRTPPRVPPPASDAAPAAGLGAAAPPTAAPEGRRGAAESEVSGARRRSSQRPASPVPRPRHPPGPCPVRPRPRRGSMAGAAVRLARRWAASAVRSPVQDARFPALKLHVGGTAMRASQKDLENAVNQMKLLKKDPGNEVKLKLYALYKQATEGLCNMPKPGIYDLIRKAKWEAWNTLGNLPKETARQNYVDLVASLCSSSESSSQGKPGADREQPRYETLVVTSEDGITKIMLNRPTKKNAVNLQMYQEIILALKAASQDDSTITVLTGNGDYYSSGNDLTNFTNTPPGEIQEKAKNSLILVREFVGCFIDFPKPLIAVVNGPAVGIAVTLLGLFDIVYASDRATFHTPFSRLGLHPEGCSSYTFPKIMGPTKATEMLIFGKKLTAEEACAQGLVTEVFPDRTFQKEVWTRLKAYAKLPSNVLRISKQVIRNREKEKLHSVNVEESSVLQGTVLSDEAVNAVMNFLSKRAKL from the exons ATGGTTACTGCCATGAAAGCATGCGCTGAAGACATTCGAGAGACACTTCCGATGCCCAGGCTCGCCGCCGGGTCTGCAGACCTTGCGTCTTCCGGGGCGAATACCGTGTTTCCCCCGCGTACCCCGCCTCGGGTCCCCCCTCCCGCCTCCGACGCAGCGCCGGCCGCCGGCCTGGGGGCAGCAGCGCCTCCCACGGCCGCTCCCGAGGGGCGGCGCGGCGCCGCGGAGTCCGAGGTTTCCGGTGCCCGGCGTCGCTCCTCCCAACGCCCCGCCTCCCCGGTCCCCAGGCCCCGCCATCCCCCGGGCCCGTGCCCAGTCCGCCCGCGTCCGCGCCGGGGCAGTATGGCTGGGGCGGCCGTGAGGCTGGCGCGGCGCTGGGCTGCGAGCGCTGTCAGGAG TCCTGTGCAGGACGCTCGTTTCCCAGCACTTAAGCTGCACGTGGGTGGAACAGCAATGAGAGCCAGTCAGAAGGACTTGGAAAATGCAGTGAATCAGATGAAACTCTTGAAGAAGGATCCAGGAAATGAAGTGAAGCTGAAACTGTATGCTCTATATAAGCAG GCCACTGAAGGACTTTGTAACATGCCCAAACCAGGCATCTATGACTTGATCAGGAAGGCCAAATGGGAAGCATGGAATACTCTTGGCAACCTGCCCAAG GAAACTGCCAGGCAGAATTATGTGGATTTAGTGGCCAGTTTGTGTTCTTCATCTGAGTCCTCTAGCCAAGGGAAGCCTGGAGCAGACAGGGAACAACCGAGGTATGAAACCCTGGTGGTGACCTCTGAAGACGGCATCACAAAGATCATGTTGAACCGGCCCACCAAAAAGAATGCAGTCAACCTTCAG ATGTATCAAGAAATCATACTTGCACTTAAAGCTGCAAGCCAGGATGACTCAACCATAACTGTTCTAACAG GAAATGGTGACTATTACTCCAGTGGGAATGACCTGACCAACTTCACTAATACTCCCCCTGGCGAAATACAGGAGAAAGCTAAAAATAGTCTCATTTTAGTGAG gGAATTCGTAGGCTGTTTTATAGATTTCCCTAAGCCTCTGATCGCAGTGGTGAATGGTCCAGCTGTGGGAATCGCCGTCACCCTTCTTGGGCTGTTTGATATCGTGTATGCATCCGACAGG GCAACATTTCATACTCCTTTTAGTCGCTTAGGCTTACATCCAGAAGGATGCTCCTCTTACACTTTTCCGAAGATAATGGGCCCAACCAAG GCAACAGAGATGCTTATTTTTGGAAAGAAGTTAACAGCAGAAGAAGCATGTGCTCAAGGACTTGTTACTGAAGTTTTTCCTGATCGTACTTTTCAGAAAGAAGTTTGGACCAGACTGAAAGCATATGCAAAGCTCCCCTCAAAT GTCTTGAGAATTTCAAAACAGGTCATCAGAaatagggagaaagaaaagctacATTCTGTTAATGTTGAAGAAAGCAGTGTCCTCCAGGGAACAGTGCTGTCCGATGAAGCCGTGAACGCAGTCATGAACTTCTTATCCAAAAGAGCAAAGCTATGA
- the ECI2 gene encoding enoyl-CoA delta isomerase 2 isoform X2, translated as MRASQKDLENAVNQMKLLKKDPGNEVKLKLYALYKQATEGLCNMPKPGIYDLIRKAKWEAWNTLGNLPKETARQNYVDLVASLCSSSESSSQGKPGADREQPRYETLVVTSEDGITKIMLNRPTKKNAVNLQMYQEIILALKAASQDDSTITVLTGNGDYYSSGNDLTNFTNTPPGEIQEKAKNSLILVREFVGCFIDFPKPLIAVVNGPAVGIAVTLLGLFDIVYASDRATFHTPFSRLGLHPEGCSSYTFPKIMGPTKATEMLIFGKKLTAEEACAQGLVTEVFPDRTFQKEVWTRLKAYAKLPSNVLRISKQVIRNREKEKLHSVNVEESSVLQGTVLSDEAVNAVMNFLSKRAKL; from the exons ATGAGAGCCAGTCAGAAGGACTTGGAAAATGCAGTGAATCAGATGAAACTCTTGAAGAAGGATCCAGGAAATGAAGTGAAGCTGAAACTGTATGCTCTATATAAGCAG GCCACTGAAGGACTTTGTAACATGCCCAAACCAGGCATCTATGACTTGATCAGGAAGGCCAAATGGGAAGCATGGAATACTCTTGGCAACCTGCCCAAG GAAACTGCCAGGCAGAATTATGTGGATTTAGTGGCCAGTTTGTGTTCTTCATCTGAGTCCTCTAGCCAAGGGAAGCCTGGAGCAGACAGGGAACAACCGAGGTATGAAACCCTGGTGGTGACCTCTGAAGACGGCATCACAAAGATCATGTTGAACCGGCCCACCAAAAAGAATGCAGTCAACCTTCAG ATGTATCAAGAAATCATACTTGCACTTAAAGCTGCAAGCCAGGATGACTCAACCATAACTGTTCTAACAG GAAATGGTGACTATTACTCCAGTGGGAATGACCTGACCAACTTCACTAATACTCCCCCTGGCGAAATACAGGAGAAAGCTAAAAATAGTCTCATTTTAGTGAG gGAATTCGTAGGCTGTTTTATAGATTTCCCTAAGCCTCTGATCGCAGTGGTGAATGGTCCAGCTGTGGGAATCGCCGTCACCCTTCTTGGGCTGTTTGATATCGTGTATGCATCCGACAGG GCAACATTTCATACTCCTTTTAGTCGCTTAGGCTTACATCCAGAAGGATGCTCCTCTTACACTTTTCCGAAGATAATGGGCCCAACCAAG GCAACAGAGATGCTTATTTTTGGAAAGAAGTTAACAGCAGAAGAAGCATGTGCTCAAGGACTTGTTACTGAAGTTTTTCCTGATCGTACTTTTCAGAAAGAAGTTTGGACCAGACTGAAAGCATATGCAAAGCTCCCCTCAAAT GTCTTGAGAATTTCAAAACAGGTCATCAGAaatagggagaaagaaaagctacATTCTGTTAATGTTGAAGAAAGCAGTGTCCTCCAGGGAACAGTGCTGTCCGATGAAGCCGTGAACGCAGTCATGAACTTCTTATCCAAAAGAGCAAAGCTATGA